The Dermacentor silvarum isolate Dsil-2018 chromosome 3, BIME_Dsil_1.4, whole genome shotgun sequence region GAGGTTAAGGTCGTAGGACTGGCGTTCGGCGCACGTGAACTAATCTGTCCAAGCACCAAACGGGCTACCAAGGAAATTGGATTTCTGGAGGGAGAACTGGTAGGCTTGCATCCAGAACACTGGTAAGCAGTTCAATCTGCCTAAACCGGTTTTCCATACAAGTTGTGGCTTAACATCAGGGGTATTGGCAGGCCGTTTCCGTGCCTGCATCTCATCACCCATCGTCGTGCACCTGCATTACATCTTTTCATGTCCTCACACAGTCATGCCATCTTTTTAAgtggattatatatatatatatatatatatatatatatatatatatacatttttacagctttatttttttgcagTAGAATGCTGCTTGATGTTTCCGGTCAGTAATGGCGTAACTGGGGCAAAACAGGCACACAATGCCAATAAGAGGCTTCCAAAAAATTAGCGTGGAAGTCAACCCCAGCGTCCTAGCCGCTACAGTAATGGTCTCTTAACTTTTTTGCATGCATTCCTTTTTTATGTCTTCTGTTTTTTGCTCTATACTTTTTTTAAGTTTACAGCTATAGCGGCTGATACATGCGGCCGCCTAGATCCTTGGCACCTGTacaaattttgaagaaaaaagaaacctatGGAGGCTCCAGGATCCCTGAAGTCCCATTCGACGTCGGCCTCCGCCACGTATTTCAGCCTTATAGATCGGCCACTTCACCCCTTGACCATCAAAGGGGCAAAAATTTATCAAAGTCGTATATATCAAAGGCTGTACTCAACAACAATGGGCACTAGATAATATTGGTTTCACCCGTAAGGACACCTGAAGTATCAGAATAACTCTCAGAAATAACAACTCTCAGAAATAACAGACACTCTGCTGTTAACAAAAACGTTTCTAATTGGGCCACTTGCGGCTTCCATAGGCACTACTGATGTGAAAATCCAAACAGGAAATAAATACAGGGTACACTTAACAAGCTTTAAAATGATTACACTTAAAAAGCTTTAATGATaagcaaatgctacgtagctggtctgaaccaaggtaatgttgtttgccgttgcttggagaaagattattttttgcatcctgcctaattagataattactcatggttaatcaacttctcaaataaatgaaaagtgtcaatgagaaaaatgttgagcaacatgaaaactcccgataaCAAATGAGGTAAATGAGTTAATAAAAAGAATTATTTAAGATTAGTCAGCACGTCATTTTGAAAGTCAGCACGTCAATTTGAAAGTCAGACGCTCATCTTACTCCCTTTACGCCATGGGGTCAGGAGATAGCCGTGCGCAGTGACGTGACCCCAATTTCACCCCCAACTTGATCAGGAAGACTGTCGTTCGTCGATTTCAACTGGAGGTAGAATCGCCTTCCGACTTTTCTTTCTTGCAGATGACGCTGTAGTTGCGCCTAAACACGTTAACGATAGACAATTAGTGGTAAAAGCGACTTCTTCGAGTCGCGATAGCATTTAGGAAGTTATAATCCAGTGCATTTCTCAGAGACCTCGAAACAATTCGTTGTTTGGTCAATGTAGGTGAAGCCGTATTCAGCTATTTATCATCGCCACGTGGGAACTAGTTCCCTTTGTCCTTTCCTTGGTTACCTGAAGGAAATATTGAGCGGCGTGCTCGGAGCAGTTCCTTCACAATGCTACAAGTTTGACCACGTAACGCTGACCCATGTGACAAAAAGGAAGGTGAAGTCTATATCTTTGCAATCCCAAGAACGTTCGCTTGCTCGATATTGCCGCAGAGCTTGTTTCTCTATGTAGCTCGATAAAGCTCGACATAGTGTGTTTCTGCATTTCCAACTCCGATCATGCGAGAAAGCTTAACAGGAAACGTAACACTATGATTCTAGTTATATGACCCTTACTTCTAACACTTCAGAACTCAGGCCTGTTTACATGTGCGGGTAATTGATGCatccaaattaaaaaaagaattgagcaaaattggccgcatatctgcttgctttgcTACAGATAACGCCGAAAGAcgagtcttctgccgcccctgaaaCGTAATGCCCTCTCTCCTCCCCCTTCCCACCCCTCACGCTAtttccctcccctctcactcctcccatgatggatgcaacgGACCGTTTTggtgaattcaattcaaatttcccgcgtttaccctgctctcgcgccatctgttgggacctttatgactgttggcgcaaagccagctacagagccgcggcttcagtcggctggTTTTTAACACGTAGCGTcttttcgacaccatttctaGCGCGTTCATTTTTCCTTTACTAACGTGAAAACTAGTCCTGTGTATATTCTTaaataaatgaacgctgcggatctcggttatgtacatatattagGCCTCAAATTGGCCTGAGATtccctttgcgctgtataatgttgacgtgtatgaccccgtgccaccagtgctagtagatAGGTTGGTTTTGGCCGGACGGTTGAATGGAGTGaaagacaaagtttttcgcatttaggtagcccaagaaagacgaTCGTTCTTAAAAAAAAGCATTCTGCATGAGCTGCGTTACAGCGCGTGTTCGAAACCATTTGCGCAATGCCCAAATACATGTAAAGGGTCATGCACTTGCACATATTTAAAGCGCGGATTGCGCTACAGCATACCGTGCCCGTTGGAAGGCGTCCACTGGTGACGGGCATACATTTATCGTGTTGTGTGCGGACAGGTGAGTAATTGGACACAATCAAAAAGAGCTCCAGAAGAAGTTATCACTGGTTTCCGGCATTGAAAAAAACCGCTCACCAAAAGCAGATTAAGTTCGAGAGTGTAGGAACTGTAGCTCCGGCCTTGCTTCCAtgctgagcaaaaaaaaaaaaaatcatttcagAAATCCTAAAAGCAGCGTTTATTCATTCTTGAAAGGCATGCAGAAAAAATGTACCAATGCAAGTGCACAAATATAGTTGCCCAGTAAATGCAAGAAATACTGCTATAAGTATGCGAATGAAAATGATACTGAGAGTAAAATGGACAAAACTTCAGCGCCAGCTAAGCCAGGCCAGTAGAGTTCGGCGTGCCAGACGCATGCTGCTCCGGGCCCTCAACATACCAGCTGAACTGCTAGTGCCCGCCTCTGAAGGTTTGGTTCAGAGCTGTGGCAAGAACGCCCTGTCGAGGCCGTACAAAAAATCGTTGTCGCACTTCAAGCCCTTGGTCCACCATCCTTGAATGTCAGGATGAAGGCTTACGGAGTCCGCGGGCGTTGTACGAATAGCACGGCACAGCGGACACATTTCGTCCTCGGAAGGCGTGAAGGAGCAGTTCTCCTTCCAAGCGAAGTAGCTCTCGTACAAGGCACGGTCGTTCAAGAGTTCTCGCAGACGCCCAGCAAGTTCGCCCGGCTTCTGAAGGTCTGACGAACTGACCACCGAATTCTCGGGAACGTTGAGGGTAGCGTTGGGTGGCGCCAACACGACCGGAACCACGCTGTATTGGAACGCATCGTAAATCAGTTCGTAGGCGCTCTGGAAGCAGTCTGGTTTCAGTGACACTACGATGAAATGGTAGTTCTCGGCGATATGCGGAATGCAGCCGCGCGGCGATGTGCACAGTTTTTTCCCGCAGGCTGGAAAGAGTTGGATGCTCACTGTGTCCTCCCAGTGACTCTGAACGGGGTCGCCCTCTCCAGGTTGGGGCCGTGCTTCTTTGTCAAAGCGACTCTGCTCACAACTGCCCACGATCCAGGCGACGTCTTTCCTTTTCTCGCTAGTCAGCTTTGTGCTCTTCGCCAGAGACGCATTTGTGGACGAATCGCAGCGCCATGTCTTGTACGGAATGACAATGTCGGCGTCGTCTCTGAAGGCCATCGTCCAGTTGATCTTTCCGGCGAATAGCGGGAGTGAAAGCGAGTCTTCCGAACTCGGTTTATCTACGTCAGCAGACACGTGGCGTCTTGCCCAAAAGACCCATTGTTGAAACGGCTTGCGCTGTCGAGGCATGCCCCAATGCGCCAGATGCTGGTCATCAAAAACAATAGCGTCGCTGATCATCAGGAGGAACCGGTCATGAGTGACGTCGCACACCACCGTTTCGTTACGTCCCTTAGGGCAGACGGTGTACCCGACGACTTTGAACTTGGCGTGTTCGATTCGGTTCCACCGCAGGATTCGAGGAAGCCCGTTGTCGCCTTTCCGCTCGCGCCACGGCCTCCAATACTCCAGCACACTAGTCTTCGGCGGTGGTGGCGTCGGTGGCTCCGTGGTCGCGCTTGCTTGCTCTTTTGGTGCCGATTTGGCGATTACCAAGGCAACACAGACCACGGCTACGATGATACACACAAACGCTAAGAGGAACGTGTAACCAATGCGGTACTTCCCGAAGTGGTCCCCGATTTGCCGTGCCATTGCGCCCATACGTTCCATGAGCGGTGCCGCGCTGTCCGTTGGCTCGGACTCTTGGTGCGGTGGCGAGGAGCCTTCCGGTGGTGTCTCCTGTTCGTCGAAGGCCAGGTCTTCCATCGGCACCAGGTCTTGCGACTCACCTGAATCGCTTGGACTGGCGCCAAGGGCTTCCTGCGCGACAGCAGCCGCGTTTTGTGAACTGTGTGACGAGGCGTCGTCATCGCTGCTACCGTCACCTTGAGCGGCGCCTCCGTGAGGCGACGGGGAACGACTGCGTGGGGCGGCTTCTGCCATGGTGGAGCTGCAATTGTTGGAAGCGAATTAGAAATGGATTGCAAAGACAGAGATTACCGTTTAAGCATGGTTGATTAGAACAaataatgaataataaaaaagcagGCTTTGCGCTGTAGAAACAAAAAAGTGCATGCATTTAGGGCACATGTGGTTGAGACAAGTTATTGAAAATGACCGTTTGAGATCAGTTGCTATTCAGTAGCCTGCTATGACTTAGGAGAGCCGGTCACTGACAGAAAATCGACTGTGCCTGGCGTAATGAAGCACGCGGCTGACACGGTATCAAAGGGCCATTGCTCGCGAACACGCAAGCAGAACTTAAAAGCCGCCAGGTTCGACCGCCGATGCACAGAGTGTAAACCGACTGCACTTTGTGATCATACCACAAGAATATGTTTTGTTGGCAGAACCGTGTGTGTCAACGGAAGAGCTGTATGAGGCCACTTACAATTCTTGCACAGCAGGGGAACGTGGACCTGCCTTCAAGCACTGTGCAGTAGCGAATGCCCTGCTTGCGGTTGGATTCGGTGCTTTTGAAGCAGCAGATTTACAATCACGAAAAGGATGACAGGAATCCACGCGTAGTCCGTGACATGTGTTTGTAGACTAGTGACGAAAACAGTATGCGCTTTCGGTGACTACAAGCGATAAAAGTTATTTTTAACACACGTTGGTACATGGGCCTGCTCCAACCTATGGCCTCAGATAGCTGCCGCTGCCTACCGCGAACCTGCTGGTTTTAACAGACATGCGTGGTTCCGTTAGTCCTGACCCTTTTATCGTCGTACAGAGAAACAAGCTA contains the following coding sequences:
- the LOC119443687 gene encoding glycoprotein 3-alpha-L-fucosyltransferase A — translated: MAEAAPRSRSPSPHGGAAQGDGSSDDDASSHSSQNAAAVAQEALGASPSDSGESQDLVPMEDLAFDEQETPPEGSSPPHQESEPTDSAAPLMERMGAMARQIGDHFGKYRIGYTFLLAFVCIIVAVVCVALVIAKSAPKEQASATTEPPTPPPPKTSVLEYWRPWRERKGDNGLPRILRWNRIEHAKFKVVGYTVCPKGRNETVVCDVTHDRFLLMISDAIVFDDQHLAHWGMPRQRKPFQQWVFWARRHVSADVDKPSSEDSLSLPLFAGKINWTMAFRDDADIVIPYKTWRCDSSTNASLAKSTKLTSEKRKDVAWIVGSCEQSRFDKEARPQPGEGDPVQSHWEDTVSIQLFPACGKKLCTSPRGCIPHIAENYHFIVVSLKPDCFQSAYELIYDAFQYSVVPVVLAPPNATLNVPENSVVSSSDLQKPGELAGRLRELLNDRALYESYFAWKENCSFTPSEDEMCPLCRAIRTTPADSVSLHPDIQGWWTKGLKCDNDFLYGLDRAFLPQL